A stretch of Magnolia sinica isolate HGM2019 unplaced genomic scaffold, MsV1 ctg359, whole genome shotgun sequence DNA encodes these proteins:
- the LOC131236310 gene encoding disease resistance protein RPS2-like, with the protein MKYHPEIPILAKSVAKECKGLPLALITIGRAMAYKKTPQEWKHAISVLSTSKPPSEISGMNDEMLLRLKFSYDNLGADTIKSCFLYCALFPEDYSISKEQLTDYWIGEGFLDGWDDDIDEAHNKGHDIIGRLKAACLLESGSDEKTEVKLHDVIRDLALWIASECGKKKNRFLVRAGVGLTHAPVVESWKEAERISLMNNRIKEVTETPQCPNLLTLMLQGNWNFTKFHTDFFQFMPLLRVLDLSMASIEEVPAAIGNLAELRYLNLSAMRIRSLPEEIGNLVKLKHLDLDNTVFLVRIPQGAISRLSELRVMKLFYSYSEWEEGSEGLNMSELEGLERLIHLGITVSSMHALERLLCSSKLRNVARYLILHICEDLTISNKLSSLFTAMKSLQRLAFNGCDGLVEVTISADAKKDDDYPVSSLEWLELCDLPHLNCIRVGRGCF; encoded by the coding sequence ATGAAATACCATCCAGAGATACCGATCCTTGCCAAGAGCGTTGCTAAAGAGTGCAAGGGTCTGCCCCTTGCGCTCATCACCATTGGGCGGGCCATGGCATATAAGAAGACACCCCAGGAATGGAAGCATGCAATATCAGTTCTGAGCACAAGCAAGCCACCATCGGAGATATCAGGTATGAATGATGAAATGCTTTTGCGCTTGAAATTCAGTTATGATAATCTCGGTGCTGACACGATTAAATCGTGTTTCCTGTACTGCGCACTGTTTCCGGAGGACTACTCCATTAGCAAAGAACAACTTACAGATTACTGGATAGGCGAAGGATTCTTAGATGGGTGGGATGATGATATTGATGAAGCCCATAACAAGGGACATGATATCATTGGAAGATTAAAGGCTGCATGCTTGTTGGAGAGTGGTTCTGATGAAAAAACAGAGGTAAAGTTGCATGACGTGATTCGTGATCTGGCCTTATGGATAGCTTCAGAGTgcgggaagaagaagaataggttTTTGGTGAGAGCAGGCGTGGGACTGACGCATGCACCGGTGGTTGAGAGCTGGAAGGAGGCCGAGAGGATATCTCTAATGAATAATAGAATAAAAGAAGTAACAGAGACACCTCAATGCCCCAACCTCTTAACCTTGATGCTCCAAGGGAATTGGAATTTTACAAAGTTCCATACTgatttttttcagttcatgcctCTTCTTAGGGTCTTggatctgtcaatggcatcgatagaAGAGGTTCCTGCAGCGATCGGTAACTTGGCAGAACTACGGTATCTCAATCTATCAGCGATGCGGATCAGATCATTGCCTGAAGAGATAGGAAATCTCGTAAAGCTGAAGCACTTGGACTTGGATAATACAGTTTTTTTGGTCAGAATTCCTCAAGGGGCAATCTCCAGGCTTTCTGAGTTAAGAGTGATGAAGCTATTTTATAGTTATTCAGAGTGGGAAGAAGGGAGTGAGGGATTAAATATGAGTGAGTTGGAAGGCTTGGAACGTTTAATCCATCTTGGAATCACCGTATCATCCATGCATGCTCTTGAAAGGTTGCTCTGCTCAAGCAAGCTGCGGAACGTGGCTCGGTATCTAATTCTGCACATTTGTGAGGATCTGACTATCTCCAATAAACTATCATCCCTTTTTACTGCAATGAAAAGTCTTCAACGGCTTGCTTTTAACGGCTGCGATGGGTTGGTGGAGGTGACAATTAGTGCGGATGCGAAGAAGGATGACGATTATCCTGTTTCGAGCCTAGAATGGCTCGAACTTTGTGATCTCCCCCACTTAAATTGCATTCGGGTGGGCCGCGGATGCTTCTGA
- the LOC131236311 gene encoding disease resistance protein RFL1-like has product MECISQIINIISRWWDPIARPIIELEDSFSSLEEAIEELKCVRNDVKTRVDVAERELLKCKDEVQFWLKKVEEAEGEVNAKEETFKQMMRCLWNCHPNCWSAYRLGKWVEKKLKDVAVLKSKGDSFKEVANKQLPDAVEEKPLTLAVGRDLVLEKVLNWIGQGKVGVIGIYGMGGVGKTTLLNDINNRFLKRNDDFYVVIWVVVSKELNVGKIQMDIGKRLGLSWQENGSNNQTRAHDIRKILSNKKFMLLLDDIWESLDLEMVGIPHPSSQSMSKVVFTTRFEYVCGPMAVDKKIKVDCLPEKEAMDLMLVKRP; this is encoded by the coding sequence ATGGAGTGCATCAGCCAAATCATCAACATAATATCTAGATGGTGGGATCCAATCGCTCGTCCCATCATTGAGCTTGAAGACAGCTTCAGCTCCCTAGAGGAAGCTATTGAAGAATTGAAATGCGTGAGGAATGACGTGAAGACAAGGGTGGATGTCGCTGAGCGGGAGCTGCTCAAATGCAAGGACGAGGTTCAATTTTGGCTGAAAAAGGTAGAAGAAGCCGAAGGAGAAGTGAATGCAAAGGAAGAAACTTTCAAGCAAATGATGAGGTGTCTTTGGaattgccatccaaattgttggtcGGCCTACAGGCTTGGCAAGTGGGTGGAGAAGAAGCTGAAGGATGTAGCTGTGCTGAAGAGCAAAGGTGATTCCTTCAAAGAGGTGGCGAACAAGCAACTTCCCGATGCTGTTGAAGAGAAGCCTCTTACATTAGCTGTGGGCAGGGACTTGGTGTTGGAGAAGGTTCTAAACTGGATTGGCCAAGGCAAAGTGGGAGTTATTGGAATATATGGAATGGGGGGTGTGGGGAAAACAACACTCCTGAATGATATCAATAACCGATTCCTTAAAAGAAATGATGATTTCTATGTTGTGATATGGGTGGTGGTGTCTAAAGAATTAAATGTGGGAAAGATTCAGATGGATATTGGCAAGCGATTGGGCTTGTCTTGGCAAGAGAATGGAAGCAACAACCAGACACGGGCTCATGACATTCGCAAGATCTTGAGCAATAAGAAATTCATGCTGTTGTTGGATGATATTTGGGAATCGTTGGATCTAGAGATGGTCGGAATTCCTCATCCAAGCAGCCAAAGCATGAGCAAGGTCGTTTTCACTACACGATTTGAGTACGTCTGTGGACCCATGGCTGTGGACAAGAAGATAAAAGTAGACTGTCTCCCTGAGAAAGAAGCAATGGATCTAATGTTGGTGAAGAGGCCATGA